A genomic segment from Pseudomonas sp. S09G 359 encodes:
- a CDS encoding amino acid aminotransferase, giving the protein MSLFSAVEMAPRDPILGLNEAFNADTRTTKVNLGVGVYCNEEGKIPLLRAVAEAEAIRVAQHAARGYLPIDGIVAYDQAVQKLLFGAESPLLSAGRVITAQAVGGTGALKIGADFLKQLLPDAVVAISDPSWENHQALFEKAGFPVQTYRYYDAATHDVNRAGLLEDLNALPPQSIVVLHACCHNPTGVDLSPADWQNVLDVVKAKNLVPFLDMAYQGFGDGIHEDAAAVRLFAESGLTFFVSSSFSKSFSLYGERVGALSIVSESKEESARILSQVKRVIRTNYSNPPTHGAAIVAAVLNNPELRAQWEAELAEMRLRIRGMREQMVAELAKAAPGHDFSFVGRQRGMFSYSGLTVEQVTRLRTEFGIYALDTGRICVAALNQSNIGAVTKAIVQVL; this is encoded by the coding sequence ATGAGCCTGTTCTCCGCTGTCGAAATGGCACCACGCGATCCTATCCTGGGCCTCAACGAAGCATTCAACGCCGATACACGAACCACCAAGGTCAACCTTGGCGTGGGCGTTTACTGCAACGAGGAGGGGAAGATTCCACTCTTGCGTGCCGTTGCCGAAGCGGAAGCCATTCGCGTGGCGCAACACGCCGCCCGTGGCTACCTGCCGATCGACGGCATCGTCGCCTATGACCAGGCCGTGCAAAAACTGCTGTTTGGCGCTGAATCGCCACTGCTGAGCGCCGGCCGTGTGATCACCGCCCAAGCGGTTGGCGGCACCGGCGCGCTGAAAATCGGCGCTGACTTCCTCAAGCAACTGCTGCCAGACGCCGTCGTCGCCATCAGCGACCCAAGCTGGGAAAACCATCAGGCGCTGTTCGAAAAAGCCGGGTTCCCGGTGCAGACCTACCGCTACTACGACGCCGCCACCCACGACGTAAACCGCGCCGGCCTGCTCGAAGACCTCAATGCCCTGCCGCCGCAATCCATCGTGGTGCTGCACGCCTGCTGCCACAACCCGACCGGCGTCGACCTGAGCCCGGCCGACTGGCAAAACGTGCTGGACGTGGTCAAGGCCAAGAACCTGGTGCCGTTCCTCGACATGGCCTACCAGGGCTTTGGCGACGGCATCCACGAAGACGCCGCTGCTGTACGCCTGTTCGCCGAATCGGGCCTGACTTTCTTTGTGTCCAGCTCGTTCTCCAAGTCGTTCTCGCTGTACGGCGAACGTGTGGGCGCGCTGTCGATCGTCAGCGAATCCAAAGAAGAAAGCGCGCGCATCCTGTCCCAGGTCAAGCGTGTGATCCGCACCAACTACTCCAACCCGCCTACCCACGGCGCGGCGATTGTGGCGGCAGTACTGAACAACCCCGAGCTGCGCGCCCAGTGGGAAGCCGAACTGGCCGAAATGCGCCTGCGCATCCGTGGCATGCGCGAGCAGATGGTGGCTGAACTGGCCAAGGCTGCTCCAGGCCACGACTTCAGCTTCGTCGGCCGCCAGCGTGGGATGTTCTCCTACTCCGGCCTGACCGTTGAACAAGTGACCCGCCTGCGTACCGAGTTTGGTATCTACGCACTGGATACCGGGCGTATCTGTGTGGCGGCGCTGAACCAGTCGAACATCGGCGCGGTAACAAAAGCGATTGTGCAGGTGCTGTAA
- the uvrB gene encoding excinuclease ABC subunit UvrB: MSDFQLVTRFEPAGDQPEAIRLLVEGIDAGLAHQTLLGVTGSGKTFSIANVIAQTNRPTLVLAPNKTLAAQLYGEFKAFFPNNAVEYFVSYYDYYQPEAYVPSSDTFIEKDASINDHIEQMRLSATKALLERKDAIIVTTVSCIYGLGSPETYLKMVLHVDRGDKLDQRELLRRLTSLQYTRNDMDFARATFRVRGDVIDIYPAESDLEAIRIELFDDEVESLSAFDPLTGEVIRKLPRFTFYPKSHYVTPRETLMGAIEGIKTELVERLEYLRSNNKLVEAQRLEQRTRFDLEMILELGYCNGIENYSRYLSGRESGQAPPTLFDYLPDDALLVIDESHVSVPQVGAMYKGDRSRKETLVEYGFRLPSALDNRPMRFDEFEGISPQTIFVSATPGNYEAEHAGRVVEQVVRPTGLVDPQIEIRPALTQVDDLLSEITKRVALEERVLVTTLTKRMSEDLTDYLADHGVRVRYLHSDIDTVERVEIIRDLRLGTFDVLVGINLLREGLDMPEVSLVAILDADKEGFLRSERSLIQTIGRAARNLNGRAILYADRITGSMERAIGETERRRDKQIAFNLANGITPKGVFKDVADIMEGATVPGSRSKKRKGMAKAAEESAKYENELRSPSEITKRIRQLEEKMYQLARDLEFEAAAQTRDEIGKLRERLLAV; the protein is encoded by the coding sequence ATGTCGGATTTCCAGCTCGTCACCCGTTTTGAACCCGCCGGCGATCAACCCGAAGCCATTCGCCTGCTGGTCGAAGGCATCGACGCCGGCCTGGCGCACCAGACGCTGCTCGGGGTGACCGGTTCGGGCAAGACCTTCAGCATTGCCAACGTGATTGCGCAGACCAATCGCCCCACGTTGGTGCTGGCGCCGAACAAGACCCTGGCCGCGCAGCTGTACGGCGAGTTCAAGGCGTTCTTCCCGAATAACGCGGTGGAGTACTTCGTTTCCTACTACGACTACTACCAGCCCGAAGCCTATGTGCCGTCCTCCGATACCTTTATCGAGAAGGATGCGTCGATCAACGACCACATTGAGCAGATGCGCCTGTCGGCGACCAAGGCGTTGCTGGAGCGCAAGGACGCGATCATCGTCACCACGGTGTCGTGCATCTACGGCCTGGGCAGCCCGGAAACCTATTTGAAGATGGTGCTGCACGTCGACCGCGGCGACAAACTCGACCAGCGCGAGCTGCTGCGCCGCCTGACCAGCCTGCAATACACCCGCAACGACATGGACTTTGCCCGCGCGACCTTCCGCGTACGTGGCGATGTGATCGACATCTACCCGGCCGAGTCCGATCTGGAAGCCATCCGCATTGAGCTGTTTGACGATGAAGTCGAGAGCCTGTCGGCCTTCGACCCGTTGACCGGTGAGGTGATTCGCAAATTACCGCGCTTTACCTTCTATCCGAAAAGCCACTATGTGACGCCGCGAGAAACATTGATGGGCGCCATCGAGGGGATCAAGACCGAGCTGGTGGAGCGCCTGGAATACCTGCGTAGCAACAACAAGCTGGTGGAAGCCCAGCGCCTGGAGCAGCGCACGCGCTTCGACCTGGAGATGATCCTGGAGCTGGGCTACTGCAACGGCATCGAAAACTATTCGCGCTACCTGTCGGGCCGTGAATCCGGGCAGGCGCCGCCCACGCTGTTCGATTACCTGCCGGATGACGCCCTGCTGGTGATCGACGAATCCCACGTCAGCGTGCCGCAGGTCGGTGCGATGTACAAAGGTGACCGCTCGCGCAAAGAAACCTTGGTGGAGTACGGGTTCCGTTTGCCGTCGGCGCTGGATAACCGGCCGATGCGTTTCGACGAGTTCGAAGGGATCAGCCCGCAGACCATTTTTGTCTCGGCCACGCCGGGTAATTATGAGGCCGAGCATGCGGGGCGCGTGGTTGAACAAGTGGTGCGCCCAACCGGCCTGGTGGACCCGCAAATCGAAATCCGCCCGGCGCTGACCCAGGTGGACGACTTGCTCTCGGAAATCACCAAGCGCGTGGCCCTGGAAGAGCGGGTGCTGGTCACCACGCTGACCAAGCGCATGTCCGAAGACTTGACCGACTACCTGGCCGACCACGGCGTGCGCGTGCGCTACCTGCACTCGGACATCGACACCGTGGAGCGCGTGGAGATCATCCGCGACCTGCGCCTGGGAACCTTTGATGTACTGGTGGGCATCAACCTGCTGCGCGAAGGCCTGGACATGCCGGAAGTGTCGCTGGTGGCGATCCTCGATGCTGACAAGGAGGGCTTCCTGCGCTCCGAGCGCTCGCTGATCCAGACCATCGGCCGTGCGGCGCGTAACCTCAATGGCCGGGCGATTCTCTACGCCGACCGTATCACCGGCTCCATGGAGCGGGCGATCGGCGAGACCGAGCGCCGTCGCGACAAGCAGATTGCCTTTAACCTGGCCAATGGCATCACGCCCAAGGGGGTGTTCAAGGACGTCGCCGACATCATGGAAGGCGCCACCGTGCCCGGCTCGCGCAGCAAGAAGCGCAAGGGCATGGCCAAGGCCGCCGAGGAAAGCGCCAAGTACGAGAACGAATTGCGCTCGCCGAGTGAGATCACCAAGCGCATCCGCCAGTTGGAAGAGAAGATGTACCAGTTGGCGCGGGACCTGGAGTTTGAGGCGGCGGCGCAGACGCGCGATGAGATTGGCAAGCTGCGGGAGCGGTTGTTGGCGGTTTGA
- a CDS encoding LysR family transcriptional regulator: MDLVQLEIFKAVAEQGSISAAAQLIHRVPSNLTTRIKQLEQDLGVELFIREKSRLRLSPAGWNFLGYARRILDLVQEARATVAGEEPQGAFALGSLESTAAVRIPGLLAAYNQKHAKVELDLSTGPSGTMIEGVLSGRLTAAFVDGPVLHSTLEGVAVFEEEMVVIAPLHHAPINRGQDVNGENIYTFRSNCSYRHHFERWFSQDGAMPGKIFEIESYHGMLACVSAGAGLALMPRSMLENMPGFAAVSVWPLADNFRILHTWLIWRRGTVSQSLSSFVKLLEERGAIREGV; encoded by the coding sequence TTGGATCTGGTGCAGCTGGAAATCTTCAAGGCCGTTGCCGAGCAAGGCAGCATCAGCGCCGCCGCGCAGTTGATTCATCGGGTGCCGTCGAACCTGACCACGCGCATCAAGCAACTGGAGCAGGATTTGGGCGTGGAGTTGTTCATTCGCGAGAAAAGCCGCCTGCGCCTGTCGCCTGCCGGGTGGAATTTCCTCGGTTATGCGCGACGCATTCTCGACCTGGTGCAAGAAGCCCGGGCCACGGTGGCGGGGGAGGAGCCCCAGGGCGCATTTGCCCTCGGCTCGCTGGAAAGCACAGCGGCGGTGCGCATTCCGGGGTTGCTGGCGGCGTACAACCAGAAGCACGCCAAGGTCGAACTGGACCTGAGCACCGGGCCATCGGGCACCATGATCGAAGGCGTGCTGTCGGGGCGCCTGACGGCGGCCTTTGTCGATGGCCCGGTGCTGCACTCGACGTTGGAAGGCGTGGCGGTGTTCGAAGAGGAAATGGTCGTGATCGCGCCGCTGCATCACGCGCCGATCAACCGCGGGCAGGATGTGAATGGCGAAAACATCTATACGTTTCGCTCGAACTGCTCGTACCGGCACCATTTCGAGCGCTGGTTCTCACAGGATGGTGCGATGCCGGGCAAGATCTTCGAGATCGAGAGCTACCACGGCATGCTCGCCTGCGTCAGCGCCGGTGCCGGCCTGGCGCTGATGCCGCGCAGCATGCTGGAAAACATGCCGGGCTTCGCGGCGGTGAGCGTGTGGCCGTTAGCGGACAACTTTCGCATCCTGCACACCTGGCTGATCTGGCGGCGGGGGACGGTGTCGCAGAGCTTGAGCAGTTTTGTGAAGTTGCTGGAGGAGCGCGGGGCGATTCGCGAGGGGGTGTGA